Proteins co-encoded in one Thermochromatium tepidum ATCC 43061 genomic window:
- a CDS encoding formate hydrogenlyase, translating into MNLLALPLLQQFVVLLAALALFLSFVLLAQTRLVAAIHVFAWQGALVAAVTLTVALSGQARHLYFSAILTLVLKALLIPWMLHRLVRRLGLERETERLRYPALVAMLGVGLVIFSYWLVLPMVEQGLTFTRNIIAVSLALVLIGLLMMVFRQQAVAQVLGFMAMENGLFLAAVSATAGMPLVVELGIAFDVLVAMVLFGVFFFQIRESIDSLDVDRLNRLTEAGPVDEAAADSWMVGH; encoded by the coding sequence ATGAATCTTCTGGCGTTGCCGCTGTTGCAACAGTTCGTCGTTTTGCTGGCAGCCTTGGCACTGTTTCTCTCTTTCGTGCTCTTGGCCCAGACCCGGCTGGTCGCCGCGATCCATGTCTTCGCCTGGCAGGGCGCGCTTGTGGCGGCGGTGACCCTGACTGTGGCCCTAAGCGGTCAGGCTAGGCACCTCTATTTCTCAGCCATCCTGACCCTCGTCCTCAAGGCACTTCTAATCCCGTGGATGCTGCATCGTCTGGTGCGGCGTCTCGGTCTGGAACGGGAGACCGAGCGTCTTCGGTATCCGGCGCTCGTGGCCATGCTGGGCGTGGGTCTGGTGATCTTTAGCTACTGGCTGGTGCTGCCCATGGTCGAGCAGGGGCTGACCTTTACCCGCAACATCATCGCCGTGAGCCTCGCCCTGGTCTTGATTGGGCTCCTGATGATGGTCTTCCGCCAGCAGGCGGTGGCCCAGGTGCTGGGCTTTATGGCGATGGAGAATGGGCTGTTTTTGGCCGCAGTCTCGGCAACCGCCGGCATGCCGCTGGTGGTCGAGCTCGGAATTGCCTTCGATGTTCTGGTGGCCATGGTGTTATTCGGGGTCTTTTTCTTTCAAATCCGCGAGAGCATCGATTCGCTCGATGTGGATCGACTCAATCGCCTGACCGAGGCGGGTCCGGTGGATGAGGCAGCCGCAGATTCTTGGATGGTTGGTCACTGA
- a CDS encoding hydrogenase 4 subunit F, translated as MMPLLLTLLPPLIGGFALFWVRALDLSGRLNLAISGLTLIGALWLAWMVARVEVVAGLGFRVDAFNVYLIVLTAFVGLTTAIFSGPYMQHVQASGRISALNLRLYHGLYQSFMLTMLVALTTDNLGILWVAVEGATLATVLLVSLYRTPEAVEAAWKYFILCGVGIALALFGTVLTYFAAYLVLEDTESGLSWSVLHAHAGALDPTVMRIAFVFLLVGYGTKVGLVPMHQWLPDAHSEGPTPMSAVLSGLLLNVALYAVVRLKMLVDGSLAATQTSHLAGALLMGFGIVSFVVAGLFLHRQRDIKRLFSYSSIEHMGLMTFAFGVGGPLATFGALLHMLVHSLTKSAIFVTVGHATHLAGTQSIDRIRGLIRTQPAIGWGLLFGVVAIAGFPPFGVFTSEFLLLTATMQTYPWFTLLLLSGLAIAFAGLFRHLHPMVYGTAPEGQRPVAANMLPVFLHLGLVLWLGLSIPGALVAWLDRATALIAGRGVL; from the coding sequence ATGATGCCCTTGCTGCTCACACTCTTACCCCCCCTGATCGGTGGATTCGCGCTTTTCTGGGTGCGCGCGCTCGATCTGTCTGGACGGCTCAACTTGGCCATCTCTGGCCTGACCCTGATCGGTGCGCTATGGCTGGCCTGGATGGTCGCGCGGGTCGAGGTCGTGGCTGGTCTGGGCTTTCGGGTCGATGCCTTCAACGTTTATCTGATCGTGCTCACGGCCTTCGTGGGACTGACTACGGCCATCTTCTCAGGCCCCTATATGCAACATGTCCAGGCGAGCGGGCGCATCAGCGCGCTCAACCTGAGGCTCTATCACGGCCTCTACCAGTCCTTCATGCTGACCATGTTGGTGGCCCTAACCACAGACAATCTCGGCATCCTCTGGGTAGCGGTTGAGGGTGCGACGCTTGCGACCGTGCTCTTAGTCTCGCTCTATCGCACCCCGGAGGCGGTCGAGGCCGCCTGGAAATATTTCATCCTGTGCGGCGTCGGGATCGCGCTCGCACTGTTCGGCACAGTTCTGACCTATTTTGCTGCCTATTTGGTCCTCGAGGACACAGAATCCGGCCTGTCCTGGAGCGTACTCCATGCCCATGCCGGCGCCCTTGATCCCACGGTGATGCGGATCGCCTTCGTGTTCCTGTTGGTCGGCTATGGCACCAAGGTCGGTCTAGTGCCCATGCATCAGTGGCTGCCGGACGCCCATTCCGAGGGTCCGACCCCGATGTCAGCGGTCCTCTCGGGTCTGTTGCTCAATGTCGCGCTCTATGCGGTGGTGCGGCTCAAGATGCTGGTCGACGGCTCGCTGGCGGCGACCCAGACCTCGCATTTGGCCGGGGCACTCCTGATGGGGTTCGGGATAGTCTCGTTCGTCGTCGCTGGGCTCTTTCTGCATCGCCAGCGCGACATCAAACGGCTGTTCAGCTATTCCTCGATCGAGCACATGGGGCTCATGACCTTTGCCTTCGGGGTCGGAGGTCCTCTGGCGACCTTCGGTGCACTACTCCACATGTTGGTCCATTCGCTCACCAAATCGGCGATCTTCGTCACCGTCGGGCATGCCACCCATCTGGCTGGCACCCAGTCGATCGACCGCATCCGCGGACTGATCCGCACCCAGCCGGCGATTGGCTGGGGGCTGCTGTTCGGGGTGGTCGCCATCGCTGGCTTTCCGCCCTTTGGGGTCTTCACCAGTGAATTTTTGCTCCTGACCGCAACCATGCAGACCTATCCCTGGTTTACCCTGCTCCTGTTGAGCGGTCTGGCGATCGCCTTCGCCGGTCTGTTTCGGCATCTACACCCGATGGTCTATGGTACGGCCCCCGAGGGTCAGAGACCCGTCGCGGCGAACATGCTACCTGTGTTCTTGCATCTTGGGCTGGTGTTGTGGCTAGGGTTGTCCATCCCAGGGGCTCTCGTCGCCTGGCTGGATCGGGCGACGGCCTTGATCGCGGGCCGAGGTGTTCTATGA
- a CDS encoding NADH-quinone oxidoreductase subunit C — translation MSTFDWSSRLIERLAESGAAAHQGEPLAPARHLLLAPDAWGTAAQLAAELGVRHAGVWVDPLDTPADVARSEGEPRLRVLACLEHGGTYLILETEVPLSRPHLASQAHHFPGISRLERHAHDLTGILWTDQPDRRRWTRHQAWPEDRFPLRADFPLSGEHRGRTPSDAEYPFIPILGHGVHEIPVGPVHAGIIEPGHFRFQVMGEEVLRLEERLGYVHRGVEKLAVGRDPAALARLAGRVSGDTAVAHAWAACQAMERATGCEVPPRALTLRALLAERERIANHLGDIGAICNDVGFAFAHVQCARLREQWQRRSSELFGHRLLMDVVIPGGVAADLSPEGFHHLRLDHAAFRQSIEPIFDILEDLPSLEDRLLTTGILSEADARELGCTGYVGKASGLAFDVRHHAPYPPYDQLRVEVPVQTEGDVAARLRVRIEEVRSTLWMLDRLLDALPDGAIQAPLPAPKSGAAGLGLIEGWRGEILSYVRFDESGRIARYFPRDPSWFTWPALERLILGNIVPDFPVCNKSVNGSYAGQDL, via the coding sequence ATGAGCACATTTGACTGGTCATCCCGCTTGATCGAGCGGCTCGCCGAATCTGGGGCCGCTGCCCACCAGGGTGAGCCGCTCGCACCCGCCCGGCATCTGCTCCTCGCGCCAGACGCCTGGGGGACGGCGGCTCAGCTCGCCGCTGAGCTCGGGGTACGTCACGCTGGGGTCTGGGTCGATCCGCTTGACACCCCAGCCGATGTGGCCAGATCGGAGGGCGAACCGCGTCTGCGCGTGCTGGCCTGTCTGGAGCACGGTGGCACCTATCTGATCCTGGAGACCGAGGTTCCACTGAGTCGGCCGCATCTGGCCTCCCAGGCACACCACTTCCCAGGGATTAGTCGCCTGGAGCGTCATGCCCATGACCTGACCGGGATCCTCTGGACCGACCAGCCCGATAGACGGCGCTGGACGCGTCATCAGGCCTGGCCAGAGGATCGCTTCCCGCTGCGCGCCGATTTCCCCCTGAGCGGCGAGCATCGCGGGCGCACCCCGTCCGATGCCGAATATCCCTTCATCCCCATCCTAGGCCATGGTGTCCACGAGATCCCGGTCGGTCCAGTCCATGCCGGGATCATTGAGCCGGGACACTTTCGGTTCCAAGTTATGGGCGAGGAGGTCTTGCGCCTGGAGGAACGGTTGGGCTATGTCCATCGCGGGGTCGAAAAGCTCGCTGTCGGACGCGATCCGGCGGCCCTAGCGCGGCTTGCCGGGCGGGTCTCGGGCGATACGGCGGTCGCCCATGCCTGGGCGGCCTGTCAGGCCATGGAACGCGCCACTGGATGTGAGGTGCCGCCGCGGGCCCTGACCCTGCGGGCGCTCCTAGCCGAGCGCGAGCGCATCGCCAATCACCTCGGCGACATCGGCGCCATCTGCAACGACGTCGGCTTCGCCTTCGCCCATGTCCAGTGCGCCCGGTTGCGCGAACAGTGGCAGCGGCGCTCATCGGAGCTGTTTGGGCATCGGCTGCTGATGGATGTGGTCATCCCCGGCGGGGTCGCCGCTGACCTGTCGCCTGAAGGCTTCCATCACCTGCGGCTCGATCACGCCGCATTCCGGCAGTCCATCGAACCCATCTTCGACATCCTCGAGGATCTGCCCTCGCTCGAAGATCGGCTGCTCACGACCGGCATCCTGTCCGAAGCCGACGCCCGCGAACTCGGCTGCACTGGCTATGTCGGCAAGGCCAGCGGTCTGGCCTTCGATGTCCGGCACCACGCCCCCTACCCACCCTATGATCAGCTGCGGGTCGAGGTGCCGGTCCAGACCGAGGGCGACGTAGCCGCCCGGCTGCGGGTGCGGATCGAGGAGGTGCGCAGCACTCTGTGGATGCTCGACCGCCTGCTCGACGCCTTGCCGGACGGCGCGATCCAGGCGCCGCTCCCTGCACCCAAGTCAGGTGCAGCCGGGCTGGGCCTGATCGAGGGCTGGCGCGGCGAGATCCTGAGCTACGTCCGCTTCGACGAATCCGGACGGATCGCCCGTTATTTCCCTCGTGATCCGAGCTGGTTCACCTGGCCGGCGCTCGAACGGCTGATCCTGGGCAATATCGTCCCCGACTTCCCGGTCTGCAACAAATCGGTCAACGGCTCCTATGCCGGTCAGGATCTATAG
- a CDS encoding arsenate reductase ArsC: MAPPKKTVLVLCTGNSCRSQMAEVLLNHDLADQVRALSAGTHPQPRVAEGAIAALQDLGLPTDGLYPKDIDAVLDEPIDLVATVCDNARESCPVFPRPVKQVHLSFHDPHGEPLESFIAVRDDIRARLIPAVREALEI, from the coding sequence ATGGCCCCACCCAAAAAAACCGTGCTGGTCCTCTGCACCGGCAATTCCTGTCGCTCGCAGATGGCCGAAGTCCTGCTCAACCATGATCTGGCGGATCAGGTGCGCGCCCTGTCGGCGGGTACCCACCCTCAGCCCAGGGTGGCCGAGGGCGCCATCGCGGCACTACAAGACCTCGGCCTGCCGACCGATGGCCTGTATCCCAAGGATATCGACGCGGTGCTCGATGAACCCATCGATCTAGTGGCAACCGTCTGCGACAACGCCAGGGAAAGCTGTCCGGTCTTCCCGCGTCCGGTCAAGCAGGTCCATCTGTCCTTCCATGACCCGCACGGCGAACCGCTAGAATCCTTCATCGCAGTGCGCGACGACATCCGCGCACGCCTGATCCCAGCCGTCCGTGAAGCCCTGGAGATCTGA
- a CDS encoding respiratory chain complex I subunit 1 family protein → MTAWFIALLQALICVALAPLLVGWVRKVKAQLQNRRGAPLLQPYVDLHKLMVKETRVAHSASPLFRVAPYIVFVATWLACATVPLIALDLPTANIADLIVLVGLLALGRFFLALAGMDVGTAFGGMGASREMLISALAEPALLMVVFTLAMTAHSTSLVGVMDHHLTDGFLLRPSYLFAFGALVLVALAECGRIPVDNPATHLELTMVHEAMLLEYTGRHLALMEWAAWIKLLLYGVLIVNVFLPWGIATEFTPRALMLGLIAVLAKLTLLGAALAVSETLMAKMRLFRVPNFLNLALLLGLLGLMSHVILEVG, encoded by the coding sequence ATGACTGCCTGGTTCATCGCCCTGCTACAGGCCCTGATCTGTGTCGCACTGGCCCCACTCTTGGTCGGCTGGGTACGTAAGGTCAAGGCGCAGCTCCAGAACCGGCGCGGCGCCCCACTGCTCCAGCCCTATGTCGATCTGCACAAGCTGATGGTCAAGGAGACGCGGGTGGCGCACTCAGCCTCGCCGCTGTTTCGGGTCGCGCCCTACATCGTCTTTGTCGCCACCTGGCTGGCGTGTGCCACCGTACCTCTGATCGCGCTTGATCTGCCGACGGCCAATATCGCCGATCTCATCGTGTTGGTCGGTCTGTTGGCCCTGGGACGTTTCTTCCTTGCCCTGGCTGGGATGGACGTGGGCACGGCCTTCGGCGGCATGGGCGCCTCGCGCGAGATGCTGATCTCGGCGCTAGCCGAGCCGGCGCTTCTGATGGTGGTCTTTACGCTCGCCATGACCGCGCACAGCACCAGTCTGGTCGGCGTGATGGACCATCATCTGACCGACGGCTTCCTGCTGCGTCCGTCCTATCTGTTTGCCTTCGGCGCGCTCGTGCTGGTGGCTCTGGCCGAGTGCGGACGTATCCCCGTCGACAACCCAGCAACCCACCTCGAGCTGACCATGGTCCACGAGGCCATGCTGCTCGAATACACCGGACGCCATCTGGCACTCATGGAGTGGGCGGCCTGGATCAAGCTATTGCTCTACGGGGTGCTGATCGTCAACGTCTTCCTGCCCTGGGGCATTGCGACCGAGTTCACGCCGAGGGCGCTCATGTTGGGCCTGATCGCTGTGCTCGCCAAGCTTACGCTGCTAGGTGCAGCCTTGGCGGTCAGCGAGACCCTGATGGCCAAGATGCGTCTGTTCCGGGTGCCGAACTTCCTAAACCTCGCCCTGCTCCTGGGATTGTTAGGGCTCATGAGTCATGTGATCCTGGAGGTCGGTTGA
- a CDS encoding permease gives MNPTATTDPQRLAPWLVGLPIAAVFWGLAYSHLTEIADLAIGALGLTRATQLGEAIHFFLYDTPKVLLLLTGIVFVMGVIQTFFAPERTRALLAGRRLGLGNALAASLGIVTPFCSCSAVPLFIGFLSAGVPLGVTFSFLIAAPMVNEVALALLLGLFGWKVALLYLGLGLAVAIVAGLVIGELKMERHLEDWVRAIHLGEATAASGSDQCWTERLHAGLRHVREIVGRVWPYVLLGIGLGAAIHGYVPEDFMAAFMGREVWWAVPAAVVLGVPMYTNAAGIIPIVEALIGKGAALGTTLAFMMSVIALSAPEMLILRKVLKWPLIATFIAAVASGILLVGYVFNLVL, from the coding sequence ATGAACCCAACGGCCACGACTGATCCTCAACGCCTCGCCCCCTGGCTTGTCGGCCTGCCCATCGCCGCCGTGTTCTGGGGGCTGGCCTACAGCCATCTCACCGAGATCGCCGATCTGGCGATCGGCGCGCTCGGCCTCACCCGCGCCACCCAGCTCGGCGAGGCGATACATTTCTTCCTCTACGACACGCCCAAGGTGTTGCTTCTGCTCACCGGCATCGTCTTTGTGATGGGCGTGATCCAGACCTTCTTCGCCCCAGAACGCACCCGGGCGCTGCTGGCCGGTCGGCGATTGGGGCTCGGGAATGCCCTGGCGGCGAGCCTCGGCATCGTCACGCCCTTCTGCTCTTGCTCGGCGGTGCCATTGTTTATCGGTTTCCTCTCGGCCGGGGTGCCGCTGGGGGTGACCTTCTCCTTCCTGATCGCCGCGCCCATGGTCAACGAGGTGGCATTGGCACTGCTACTGGGGTTGTTCGGCTGGAAGGTGGCGCTCCTCTATCTAGGGCTTGGACTTGCAGTGGCCATCGTCGCTGGACTCGTCATCGGCGAACTGAAGATGGAACGCCATCTGGAGGACTGGGTGCGTGCCATCCATCTGGGCGAGGCGACGGCGGCATCCGGCTCTGATCAATGCTGGACGGAACGCCTGCACGCCGGACTCCGGCATGTGCGCGAGATCGTCGGGCGGGTCTGGCCCTATGTGCTCCTCGGGATCGGACTCGGTGCGGCGATCCACGGCTATGTGCCCGAGGACTTCATGGCCGCCTTCATGGGACGCGAGGTCTGGTGGGCGGTCCCGGCGGCGGTGGTGCTGGGGGTGCCCATGTACACCAATGCCGCCGGCATCATCCCCATCGTCGAGGCGCTGATCGGCAAGGGCGCGGCACTCGGCACCACGCTCGCCTTCATGATGAGCGTCATCGCACTCTCGGCCCCCGAGATGCTGATCCTGCGCAAGGTGCTCAAATGGCCGCTGATCGCGACCTTCATCGCCGCGGTTGCGTCCGGCATCCTGTTGGTCGGTTATGTCTTCAATCTCGTTCTCTAA
- a CDS encoding thioredoxin family protein: MKHVKILGTGCRNCQATLNLVEEVARAQGVEIRLEKVDQIQDIMRYPIMATPGVVIDEVVVHSGGVPDRKTVEGWFAPSA, from the coding sequence ATGAAACACGTCAAGATCCTCGGCACCGGCTGCCGCAACTGTCAGGCCACCCTGAACCTGGTCGAAGAGGTCGCCCGCGCCCAGGGGGTCGAGATCAGGCTAGAGAAGGTCGACCAGATCCAGGACATCATGCGCTACCCCATCATGGCCACGCCCGGCGTGGTGATCGACGAGGTCGTGGTGCATTCAGGCGGGGTGCCGGATCGCAAAACGGTCGAGGGCTGGTTCGCACCCTCGGCCTGA